One Scleropages formosus chromosome 8, fSclFor1.1, whole genome shotgun sequence DNA window includes the following coding sequences:
- the myo15aa gene encoding unconventional myosin-XV, which yields MYSIRSLPTMGYREYSEEDGVEDMTQLEELNEGSVLVNLKKRFDRELIYTYIGSILVSVNPYKLFNIYGTDVVLQYEGHGLGENPPHLFAVANVSYTKMMDAKQNQCIIISGESGSGKTEATKLVLRYLAAVHHKGSITQQILEAAPLLESFGNAKTVRNDNSSRFGKYVEIFMEEGVISGAITSQYLLEKSRIVFQAKNERNYHIFYEMLAGLPAQQKQAFYLQEAETYYYLNQGGNCEIPGKNDSEDFLRLLSAMEILNFSAEDQNSIFRVLSSILHLGNVFFERYEADSQEVASVVSAQEIRVVAELLQISPEALQKSITYKVMDTMREKIFTPLTVESAVDARDAIAKVLYSLLFTWLTDRINKLVYPRNEALSISILDIYGFEDLAFNSFEQLCINYANEYLQFFFNKIVFKEEQDEYIREQVSWQEVSFSDNQVCIDLIASKPHGILRILDDQSCFPQATDHTFLQKCHYHHGSNPLYAKPKMPLPEFTVKHYAGRVTYQVYKFLDKNFDQVQQEVLDLFIQSKNKMVANLFLNHAQFLNRQKSNVRKTNTVTRRYQPATVAAKFQQSLLELVERMERCNPFFVRCIKPNNRKEPGIFEVDLVATQLRCSGILETIRIRKEGYPVRLHFYTFLNRYKALLGLKETPPADGENCVLMLKKLCPVRAGSYQVGVTKLFMKEDLYQLLESKRDRVRHIAALTLQRYTRMFFVRKRYVSFRMKIVRLQAHCRGYLTRKHYVRMRQSLVKFRSLIYMYVDRKRYIKMKFEAKRRAEEERRRREMELTKREVVNVTHLAIPAELGALLQAVTGGRELHSDCLALVQAPRIEVHSQLTLPLDINNYPMSRYVQIHFREPKFGMLMAPIEAPLTHIEEELKKEALGIFIMVLRFMGDPHLNGAQENLFGNYIVQKGLSTPGLRDEILCQVANQMCRNPNAANAERGWLLLLACLSAFAPSPKLEKYLLKFVSDFGHSGFEAACQHRLIQAMQKSNLGPAAARSRPLSLLEWTANRKKANMVLQVHCFDGSSFLCPLHSWTSGEELAGAILQHRGVEEGWRGCSVLLMEHDQWAELVGHDYVLDLVADLELLPDFPRQKSYLVISSSEPPAHARPRTSLVLFESGFELDEDTPLPRTLGHWDPTSSTLPDSNGYHSHVESDSIGEASAQKGMDRYLDSLFDPVLSEGAGEKSASMSNRMKGGGGIRGGDREKSQPSARGHYPPGLQPGAVQVLPVMGTMVPGVNPVPPLRATSPDPDVATAPAAPAMSTMPAMPTMPAMPTIPSVPAIPTMAGNVSEAEQSVLAQQQQAIINQQAIILAQQMTMQALALQQQMYADHMTGHVTGHVTGHVTNPYGSPHASPRFQHSALTPLPRATAPSQSRPTAGSPLRTQAPAQQGGRERPTHRGPAHSVTAEDTVRSSVSNAEHIEPSHNIKDIIKQYQPGTPARPSETARKEGKVFVKKPDPHDEALTILKGQMGTQQAQHSMQQPAPLTPKTQKGRTPPLSPARTVKAEPTESSDPQITPPPKPVSRELPLEEDSMQTQLHRRTSEEHFTYTNVPWKIYLRKEVFYPKDSFNNPLLLDLIFRQIVHDTFSEACVRITTEERQKMKSLFVENRIEPNSAIQDESVKKKVITAARDTWEIYFSRLFPASGSVGTGVQVLAVSHSGIKLLRMVKSSTSSQEFFRVLRPYSYTDIMFVTIPSRNMLEFNLINEKLILFSAKAPQVKAMIDFFITELKKDSDYVVAVRNYITDDRTLLSFHKGDIIRLQKMEGLEEGHYYGCIVRKKVIFLEELKKETSDFGWKFGAVHGRSGIFPAEFVQPVAAPDFISLPVERKDEPKDKQGRVAASAAVAVAVASTMAAHELDRPIEVPGAGEYTETYDAHGPVEMDERMLQDSRYSLVEFAKKYFREAQSKESNSYKQKSKKGKETRNPVDMVKYTKAPIQESLIDFTDENMNKVAAEIFLAVMKFMGDYPLKGQTEQEVVWTVLRLSGEYNLMKDEAYCQVLKQITANTSSKTDSCQRGWRLLYLLTAYYRCSEVLKPFLLRFLQDMGQSSGTHFQGIAKACEQNLRKTFQYGGRTEFPSSMELKAMVAGRSSKRQLFLLPGGIERHLKIKTCTIALDVTEELCYEMGLHRLEAMDEYAIFVVTNRGQNVRPLTKKEYILDVSTESEPVDSNYSFWFRRVIWFQPLKFDNELCVTMHYNQVLPDYLKALLNVLPQGKASEQQLQQVSKLAALQHRASASVYLPTLREVQDTIPLQLYGLQRPQQWLNMVTQHMQQVQALSPHQARSQFLGLVSAFPMFGSSFFYIQSSSNTAIMAPCILAVNQNGLNFLNKDTHELMVRFPLKEVQSTRTQRPTAGTSFPYVEIKLGNLMTQRISQLQLDQGLELCRVIAMHVENMLSVREKRLTLPPSEITLL from the exons ATGTACTCCATCCGAAGCTTGCCAACAATGGGCTACAGGGAGTATTCAGAAGAAGATGGGGTTGAAGACATGACGCAGCTGGA AGAGCTAAATGAAGGCTCGGTGCTGGTAAATCTCAAGAAGAGGTTTGATCGTGAGCTGATTTAT ACGTACATTGGCAGCATCCTGGTGTCCGTGAACCCATACAAGCTGTTCAATATCTACGGAACAGACGTGGTGCTGCAGTACGAAGGCCATGGGCTTGGAGAGAACCCCCC TCATCTTTTCGCTGTTGCAAATGTGTCCTACACTAAAATGATGGATGCCAAGCAGAACCAGTGCATTATTATCAG TGGAGAAAGTGGCTCAGGGAAAACTGAAGCCACCAAGCTTGTCCTGAGATACCTGGCGGCAGTTCATCACAAAGGCAGCATCACACAGCAG atCCTTGAGGCGGCTCCCCTTCTAGAGTCGTTTGGAAATGCCAAAACCGTGAGGAACGATAATTCAAGTCGTTTTGGGAAATATGTGGAGATTTTTATGGAGGA GGGAGTGATCAGCGGTGCCATAACCTCACAGTATCTGCTTGAGAAGTCACGgattgtgtttcag GCCAAAAATGAGAGGAATTAtcatattttttatgagatgctCGCTGGCCTTCCTGCACAACAGAAACAGGCCTTCTACCTTCAAGAGGCAGAGACGTACTATTACCTCAACCAG GGGGGCAACTGTGAGATCCCAGGAAAGAATGACAGCGAGGACTTCCTCAGGCTCCTCAGCGCCATGGAGATCCTTAACTTCAGTGCCGAAGACCAGAATAGCATCTTCAGGGTTTTGTCTTCCATCCTCCACCTGGGGAACGTGTTCTTTGAGAGATACGAG GCTGATTCCCAGGAGGTGGCTTCTGTGGTGAGTGCCCAGGAGATCCGTGTGGTAGCCGAGCTTCTCCAGATCTCCCCAGAAGCTCTGCAGAAGTCCATCACCTACAAGGTCATG GACACCATGAGGGAGAAGATATTCACTCCTCTGACTGTGGAGAGTGCTGTCGATGCCAG AGATGCCATTGCCAAGGTCCTGTACTCTCTCCTGTTCACCTGGCTCACGGACAGAATCAACAAGCTTGTTTACCCAAGAAACGAAGCGTTGTCCATCTCCATTCTGGACATTTATGGATTTGAG GACCTCGCTTTCAACAGTTTTGAGCAGCTTTGcattaattatgcaaatgaataCCTGCAATTCTTTTTCAACAAGATAGTGTTCAAAGAAGAGCAA GATGAATACATCAGGGAGCAGGTGAGCTGGCAGGAAGTGTCTTTCAGCGATAATCAGGTCTGCATTGACCTCATTGCCTCAAAGCCTCATGGGATACTTAGGATACTTGATGACCAGAGCTGTTTCCCCCAG GCAACCGaccacacttttcttcagaaatgtcacTACCACCATGGCAGCAACCCTCTCTATGCTAAGCCAAAGATGCCTCTGCCTGAATTCACCGTGAAGCACTATGCTGGAAGAGTCACGTATCAG GTCTACAAGTTTCTGGACAAAAACTTTGACCAAGTTCAGCAGGAAGTCCTTGATCTCTTCATTCAAAGCAAAAACAAG ATGGTGGCCAACCTGTTCCTGAACCATGCACAGTTCCTCAACAGGCAGAAGTCCAACGTGAGGAAGACGAACACGGTAACACGGCGATACCAGCCCGCTACGGTGGCTGCCAAGTTCCAGCAGTCCCTCCTGGAGCTGGTGGAGAGGATGGAGAG ATGCAATCCCTTCTTTGTTCGCTGCATAAAGCCAAACAACAGAAAG GAGCCAGGCATTTTCGAGGTGGACCTGGTTGCCACCCAACTTCGCTGTTCTGGGATTCTGGAGACGATCCGTATCCGGAAGGAAGGCTACCCAGTCAGGCTGCACTTCTATACCTTCCTCAACCG GTACAAAGCCCTGCTAGGTTTGAAAGAAACCccaccagcagatggagagaaCTGTGTCTTAATGCTGAAGAAGCTCTGTCCTGTCAGGGCAGGGTCGTACCAAGTGGGGGTCACCAAA CTCTTCATGAAGGAGGACCTGTACCAGCTCCTGGAGAGTAAACGGGACCGTGTGCGACATATTGCAGCCCTTACGCTCCAGCGCTACACGCGCATGTTCTTTGTCCGGAAGCGCTACGTCTCCTTCCGCATGAAGATCGTCCGGCTGCAGGCCCACTGCCGGGGCTACCTCACTAG AAAGCACTACGTTCGGATGAGGCAGAGTCTGGTCAAGTTCCGTTCCCTGATCTACATGTACGTCGACCGCAAGAGATACATCAAG ATGAAGTTTGAAGCCAAGAGGAGAGCTGAAGaggaaaggaggagaagagaaatg GAGCTGACAAAGCGAGAGGTGGTCAATGTTACTCATCTGGCCATCCCAGCGGAGCTGGGAGCCCTGCTGCAAGCCGTCACAG GAGGCAGGGAGCTGCACTCAGACTGCCTTGCTCTGGTCCAGGCTCCCAGGATAGAGGTGCACTCTCAGCTCACTTTGCCTCTTGACATCAACAACTACCCCATGTCCAGATATGTCCAGATCCACTTTAGG GAGCCCAAGTTTGGGATGCTGATGGCTCCCATTGAAGCGCCGTTAACTCACATAGAGGAGGAGTTGAAGAAGGAGGCCCTCGGCATCTTCATCATG GTTCTGAGGTTCATGGGGGACCCGCACCTGAATGGAGCTCAGGAGAACCTATTTGGGAACTACATCGTGCAGAAGGGCCTCTCGACTCCAGGCCTGAGGGATGAAATCCTGTGTCAGGTTGCCAACCAGATGTGCAGGAACCCCAACGCTGCCAATGCGGAGAGGGGCTGGCTGCTGCTTCTGGCTTGCCTGAGTGCCTTTGCACCTTCGCCAAAGCTGGAGAAGTACCTCCTCAA GTTCGTCTCGGACTTTGGCCACAGTGGCTTTGAGGCGGCATGCCAACATAGGCTCATCCAGGCGATGCAGAAATCCAACCTTGGGCCAGCGGCTGCGAGGAGCCGCCCGCTGTCTCTGCTGGAGTGGACAGCCAACAGGAAGAAGGCAAACATGGTGCTGCAAGTGCACTGCTTCGACG GTTCCTCGTTCCTGTGTCCCCTCCATTCCTGGACAAGTGGGGAAGAACTGGCTGGAGCTATTCTCCAGCACAG GGGTGTGGAGGAGGGTTGGCGGGGCTGCTCCGTCCTCTTGATGGAGCACGACCAGTGGGCCGAGCTGGTGGGCCACGACTACGTCCTGGACCTGGTAGCCGACCTGGAGCTCCTACCAGACTTCCCCCGGCAGAAGTCGTACCTGGTCATCTCTTCTTCAGAGCCTCCAGCTCATGCTCGGCCCCGTACCAGCCT TGTCCTGTTTGAGAGTGGCTTTGAGTTGGATGAAGATACCCCACTCCCCCGCACCTTGGGGCACTGGGACCCCACCTCTTCCACTTTACCAGACTCCAATGGGTACCACAGCCACG TAGAGTCCGACAGCATCGGCGAGGCGTCCGCCCAGAAGGGCATGGACCGCTACCTGGACAGCCTCTTTGACCCCGTGCTGTCTGAAGGTGCAGGG GAGAAGTCAGCCAGCATGTCCAACAGGATGAAAGGGGGTGGTGGGATCAGAGGGGGGGACAGAGAGAAGAGCCAGCCTAGTGCTCGTGGACACTACCCCCCAGGACTGCAGCCCGGTG CTGTGCAGGTCCTGCCTGTCATGGGCACCATGGTGCCAGGAGTGAACCCTGTACCACCCCTGCGGGCTACCTCCCCCGATCCAGATGTGGCCACAGCGCCTGCTGCCCCCGCAATGTCCACAATGCCAGCCATGCCTACAATGCCAGCCATGCCTACCATTCCCAGTGTGCCTGCAATACCTACAATGGCTGGCAATGTGTCAG AGGCGGAACAGAGTGTGTTGGCCCAGCAACAACAGGCCATCATCAACCAGCAAGCGATTATCCTG GCACAGCAGATGACCATGCAGGCCTtggcactgcagcagcagatgtATGCTGACCATATGACTGGCCATGTGACGGGTCATGTGACGGGTCATGTGACCAACCCCTACGGGAGCCCTCACGCCAGTCCGCGGTTCCAGCATTCTGCCCTGACACCGCTACCCCGGGCCACCGCTCCCTCTCAG AGCAGGCCGACAGCAGGGAGTCCGCTGCGTACCCAGGCTCCAGCCCAGCAGGGGGGCAGAGAGAGGCCGACACACCGGG GCCCTGCACACTCAGTCACAGCTGAGGACACGGTGAGGTCCTCCGTCTCTAACGCAGAGCACATCGAGCCAAGCCACAACATCAAGGACATAATCAAGCAGTACCAGCCCGGAACCCCAGCCAGACCCTCGGAGACAGCCAG GAAGGAGGGGAAGGTGTTTGTGAAGAAGCCAGACCCTCATGATGAGGCCCTGACCATTCTCAAAGGTCAGATGGGCACTCAGCAGGCCCAG CACTCAATGCAGCAGCCAGCCCCTTTGACACCAAAGACTCAGAAGGGGCGCACTCCGCCCCTCTCGCCAGCCAGGACTGTCAAGGCAGAGCCCACCGAGTCGTCAGACCCCCAAATCACCCCTCCTCCCAAGCCAG TGTCCAGGGAGCTGCCGCTGGAGGAGGACAGCATGCAGACGCAGTTACATAGGCGGACCAGCGAGGAGCATTTCACTTACACCAACGTGCCCTGGAAGATCTACCTGCGCAAAGAG GTTTTCTATCCAAAGGACAGCTTTAATAATCCACTGCTTCTGGATCTCATATTCAGACAG ATAGTCCATGATACATTTTCTGAAGCTTGTGTCCGAATTACCACGGAGGAACGCCAGAAGATGAAGTCCTTGTTTG TGGAGAACCGTATCGAGCCAAATTCAGCCATTCAGGATGAAAGTGTGAAGAAGAAGGTCATCACAGCAGCCAGGGACACTTGGGAGATTTACTTCTCTCGCCTCTTCCCTGCTTCG GGCAGTGTGGGAACTGGAGTCCAGGTCTTGGCCGTGTCTCACAGCGGAATCAAGCTGCTGAGGATGGTGAAGAGCAGCACGTCGTCCCAGGAGTTCTTCCGGGTCCTCCGGCCTTACAG CTACACGGACATCATGTTCGTCACCATTCCGTCGAGGAACATGCTGGAGTTCAACCTGATCAACGAGAAGCTCATTCTGTTTTCGGCCAAGGCGCCGCAGGTGAAGGCCATGATTGACTTCTTCATCACCGAGCTTAAGAAG GATTCAGACTACGTAGTGGCTGTGAGAAATTACATCACGGATGATCGAACGCTTCTCAGCTTTCATAAAGGTGATATCATTCGTCTACAGAAGATGGAAGGCCTGGAAGAAG GCCACTACTACGGTTGCATTGTGAGAAAGAAGGTGATTTTCCTGGAGGAGTTAAAGAAAGAGACGTCTGACTTTG GCTGGAAGTTCGGTGCCGTCCACGGGCGCTCGGGCATCTTCCCCGCCGAATTTGTTCAGCCGGTGGCCGCCCCTGACTTCATCAGCCTGCCTGTGGAGAGGAAGGACGAGCCCAAGGACAAGCAGGGTCGCGTGGCCGCTTCAGCTGCGGTCGCTGTTGCCGTGGCCTCCACCATGGCAGCTCATGAGCTGGACCGCCCCATTGAG GTGCCAGGTGCCGGTGAGTACACAGAAACCTATGATGCGCATGGCCCTGTGGAGATGGATGAGAGGATGCTTCAGGACAGCAGATACAGTCTGGTGGAGTTTGCCAAGAAGTATTTCAGGGAGGCCCAGAGCAAAGAGAG CAATTCATACAAACAGAAGTCAAAGAAAGGCAAAGAGACAAGAAACCCAGTGGATATGGTGAAATATACCAAA GCCCCAATTCAAGAGTCCCTGATCGATTTCACTgatgaaaacatgaacaaagTGGCAGCAGAAATATTTCTGG CGGTGATGAAGTTTATGGGAGACTACCCCCTGAAAGGGCAGACTGAGCAAGAGGTCGTGTGGACCGTTCTGAGG CTCAGTGGGGAGTATAACCTCATGAAGGACGAAGCCTACTGCCAGGTTCTCAAGCAGATCACTGCCAACACCAGCTCCAAAAC GGACAGCTGCCAGAGGGGCTGGAGGCTTCTCTACCTCCTCACAGCCTACTACCGCTGCTCTGAGGTGCTGAAGCCCTTCCTGCTCAGGTTTCTGCAGGACATGGGTCAGAGCTCAGGGACACACTTTCAAG GGATTGCTAAAGCCTGTGAACAAAATCTGAGGAAGACCTTCCAATATGGCGGCCGAACCGAGTTCCCAAGCAGCATGGAACTGAAAGCGATGGTG GCTGGGCGAAGCTCCAAGCGACAGCTCTTCCTTCTGCCAGGTGGAATCGAACGTCACCTTAAAATTAAGACTTGCACG ATTGCCCTGGATGTCACTGAAGAGCTATGTTACGAGATGGGTTTGCATAGACTGGAAGCCATGGATGAATATGCCATCTTTGTGGTCACCAACAGAG GCCAGAACGTCCGTCCGTTAACCAAGAAAGAGTATATCCTGGACGTATCTACAGAATCTGAGCCCGTTGACAGCAACTACAGCTTTTGGTTTAGAAGGGTGATCTGGTTCCAGCCGCTGAAATTTGACAACGAGCTTTGCGTTACCATGCATTACAACCAG GTGCTTCCAGACTACCTAAAAGCCCTGCTCAATGTTCTGCCCCAGGGGAAGGCTAgtgagcagcagctccagcaggtGTCCAAGCTGGCTGCATTGCAGCACCGTGCTTCTGCCAGCGTTTACCTTCCCACCCT CCGTGAGGTGCAGGACACCATCCCCCTGCAGCTATACGGGCTGCAGAGACCACAGCAGTGGCTCAACATGGTGACTCAGCACATGCAGCAGGTCCAGGCCCTGAGTCCACACCAGGCTAGGTCCCAGTTCCTAG GACTTGTGAGTGCCTTCCCCATGTTCGGCTCATCCTTCTTCTACATccagagcagcagcaacactgcCATTATGGCCCCTTGCATACTGGCTGTGAATCAGAATGGGCTTAACTTCCTCAACAAGGATACCCAT GAGCTCATGGTGAGGTTCCCCCTGAAGGAGGTGCAATCCACACGGACCCAGAGGCCAACTGCAGGGACCAGCTTTCCGTACGTGGAGATCAAGCTGGGGAACCTGATGACCCAGCGCATCTCCCAGCTACAGCTAGACCAG GGTCTGGAGCTGTGTCGTGTCATCGCAAtgcatgtggagaacatgctctcggtccgagagAAGAGGCTGACCCTGCCGCCCAGCGAGATCACACTGCTCTAG